From the Burkholderia ubonensis genome, one window contains:
- a CDS encoding peptidylprolyl isomerase, with product MKKTLRFAAVVSSLAASAALLVAAPAAAQALGSHGAQLTDEVVAVVNNDVITGRELDQRVGLISRRLKQQNAPVPPLDQMRAQVLNQMVLERIQVQKAKDDGIRIDDAAVQSTLQRLAQANGMTLDQYRARIEAQGVPWSVFTGDARTELMLSKLREREVDSKITVSDAEVASYIASQRGPSVSQQQDLRFQHIFVKAPTSAPQADIEAAQKKADALLKQAQSGADFERLAKNNSEADDAKKGGDLGFKSPGSLPADVVAAASQLRPGQVNPTLIRVPDGFEIVRLVDRRQSQGASAAAPKIVQTHVRHILLRVGEGKSEGQARQQLIDIRKQVEAGGDFAKFARTYSQDGSASQGGDLGWISPGETVPEFERAMNNLQDGQVSIPVRTEYGYHLIQVLERRESEGSVQQQMDIARQAIGQRKAEQAYADWLRELRDSSYVQVKLGDFGAAN from the coding sequence ATGAAGAAAACCCTTCGCTTCGCGGCAGTCGTCTCCAGCCTCGCCGCGTCCGCCGCGCTGCTCGTCGCTGCGCCGGCTGCGGCGCAGGCGCTCGGCTCGCATGGCGCACAGCTCACCGACGAAGTCGTCGCGGTCGTCAACAACGACGTGATCACGGGCCGCGAGCTCGACCAGCGCGTCGGCCTGATCTCGCGCCGCCTGAAGCAGCAGAACGCGCCGGTGCCGCCGCTCGACCAGATGCGCGCGCAGGTGCTGAACCAGATGGTGCTCGAACGCATCCAGGTGCAGAAGGCCAAGGACGACGGGATCCGGATCGACGACGCAGCCGTGCAGTCGACGCTGCAGCGGCTCGCGCAGGCGAACGGCATGACGCTCGACCAGTATCGTGCGCGGATCGAGGCGCAGGGCGTGCCGTGGAGCGTCTTCACGGGCGACGCGCGCACCGAGCTGATGCTGTCGAAGCTGCGCGAGCGCGAGGTCGACAGCAAGATCACCGTGTCGGACGCCGAGGTCGCGAGCTACATCGCGAGCCAGCGCGGGCCGAGCGTGTCGCAGCAGCAGGACCTGCGCTTCCAGCACATCTTCGTGAAGGCGCCGACCAGCGCGCCGCAGGCCGACATCGAGGCCGCGCAGAAGAAGGCCGACGCGCTGCTGAAGCAGGCGCAGTCGGGCGCGGATTTCGAGCGCCTCGCGAAGAACAATTCGGAAGCGGATGACGCGAAGAAGGGCGGCGACCTCGGCTTCAAGTCGCCCGGCTCGCTGCCGGCCGACGTCGTCGCGGCCGCGTCGCAGCTGCGCCCGGGCCAGGTCAATCCGACGCTGATCCGCGTGCCGGACGGCTTCGAGATCGTGCGTCTCGTCGACCGCCGCCAGAGCCAGGGCGCGTCGGCCGCCGCGCCGAAGATCGTGCAGACGCACGTGCGCCATATCCTGCTGCGCGTCGGCGAAGGCAAGTCCGAAGGCCAGGCGCGCCAGCAACTGATCGACATCCGCAAGCAGGTCGAGGCCGGCGGCGATTTCGCGAAGTTCGCGCGCACCTATTCGCAGGACGGCTCGGCGTCGCAGGGTGGCGACCTGGGCTGGATCAGCCCGGGCGAGACGGTGCCCGAGTTCGAGCGCGCGATGAACAACCTGCAGGACGGCCAGGTCAGCATCCCGGTGCGCACCGAGTACGGCTACCACCTGATCCAGGTGCTCGAACGCCGCGAATCGGAAGGCTCGGTGCAGCAGCAGATGGACATCGCGCGCCAGGCGATCGGCCAGCGCAAGGCCGAACAGGCGTATGCCGACTGGCTGCGCGAGCTGCGCGATTCGTCGTACGTGCAGGTCAAGCTCGGCGACTTCGGCGCGGCGAACTGA
- the pdxA gene encoding 4-hydroxythreonine-4-phosphate dehydrogenase PdxA: MTTPALHIAITTGEPAGVGPELTAQALRDAGERWPDARFTVLGDAALVAARAAAVGVDWAALVAAGQVAVAHRPLAAPARAGELDAANGRYVLALLDAAIDGALAREYDAIVTAPLQKSTINDAGVPFTGHTEYLAERTGTPRVVMMLAGTGDRPLRVALATTHLPLKDVSAALTIDGLVETLTIVDHDLRRDFGLAAPRILVTGLNPHAGENGYLGREEIDVIEPALARVKAQGIDAHGPYPADTLFQPRYLADADCVLAMFHDQGLPVLKYATFGEGINVTLGLPIVRTSVDHGTALDLAGTGRADPGSMIAALDTAVTMARHRRAARPDAA; the protein is encoded by the coding sequence ATGACGACGCCCGCGCTGCATATCGCGATCACGACCGGCGAGCCCGCGGGCGTTGGTCCGGAGCTGACCGCGCAGGCGCTGCGCGACGCCGGCGAGCGCTGGCCCGACGCGCGCTTCACGGTGCTCGGCGACGCGGCGCTGGTCGCCGCGCGCGCCGCGGCGGTCGGCGTGGACTGGGCGGCGCTCGTCGCGGCGGGGCAGGTTGCCGTCGCGCACCGCCCGCTCGCCGCGCCCGCGCGCGCGGGCGAGCTGGATGCGGCCAACGGCCGCTACGTGCTCGCGCTGCTCGACGCGGCGATCGACGGCGCGCTCGCGCGCGAATACGACGCGATCGTCACCGCGCCGCTGCAGAAGAGCACGATCAACGATGCCGGCGTCCCGTTCACCGGCCACACCGAATACCTGGCGGAGCGCACCGGCACGCCGCGCGTCGTGATGATGCTGGCGGGCACGGGCGACAGGCCGCTGCGCGTCGCGCTCGCGACGACGCACCTGCCGCTGAAGGACGTGTCCGCCGCGCTGACGATCGACGGGCTGGTCGAGACGCTGACGATCGTCGACCACGACCTGCGGCGCGACTTCGGTCTCGCCGCGCCGCGCATCCTCGTCACGGGGCTCAACCCGCACGCGGGCGAGAACGGCTATCTCGGCCGCGAGGAGATCGACGTGATCGAGCCCGCGCTCGCGCGCGTGAAGGCGCAGGGCATCGACGCGCACGGCCCGTATCCGGCCGACACGCTGTTCCAGCCGCGCTACCTCGCCGATGCGGACTGCGTGCTCGCGATGTTTCACGACCAGGGCCTGCCGGTGCTCAAGTACGCGACGTTCGGCGAGGGGATCAACGTCACGCTCGGCCTGCCGATCGTCCGCACGTCGGTCGATCACGGCACCGCGCTCGACCTCGCCGGCACCGGCCGCGCCGATCCGGGCAGCATGATCGCCGCGCTCGATACCGCCGTCACGATGGCGCGTCACCGCCGCGCAGCCCGGCCTGACGCAGCCTGA
- the rsmA gene encoding 16S rRNA (adenine(1518)-N(6)/adenine(1519)-N(6))-dimethyltransferase RsmA, whose amino-acid sequence MSNSRQHQGHFARKRFGQNFLVDHGVIDSIVATIGPARGQRMVEIGPGLGALTEPLIARLATPESPLHAVELDRDLIARLQQRFGPLLELHAGDALAFDFRSLAAAGDKPSLRIVGNLPYNISSPLLFHLMTFADVVVDQHFMLQNEVVERMVAEPGTKAFSRLSVMLQYRYVMDKMMDVPPESFQPPPKVDSAIVRMIPYEPHELPDVDPVLLGEVVTAAFSQRRKMLRNTLGDYRETVDFDALGFDLARRAEDVSVAEYVGVAQALAAARKAG is encoded by the coding sequence ATGTCGAACAGCAGACAGCACCAGGGCCATTTCGCGCGCAAGCGCTTCGGGCAGAACTTCCTCGTCGATCACGGCGTGATCGACTCGATCGTCGCGACGATCGGTCCGGCGCGCGGCCAGCGGATGGTCGAGATCGGCCCGGGCCTCGGCGCACTGACCGAGCCGCTGATCGCGCGCCTCGCGACGCCCGAGTCGCCGCTGCATGCGGTCGAGCTCGACCGCGACCTGATCGCCCGGCTGCAGCAGCGCTTCGGCCCGCTGCTCGAACTGCACGCGGGCGACGCGCTCGCGTTCGACTTCCGTTCGCTCGCGGCGGCGGGCGACAAGCCGTCGCTGCGCATCGTCGGCAACCTGCCGTACAACATTTCCAGCCCGCTGCTGTTCCACCTGATGACGTTCGCCGACGTGGTCGTCGACCAGCATTTCATGCTGCAGAACGAGGTCGTCGAGCGGATGGTCGCCGAGCCGGGCACGAAGGCGTTCTCGCGCCTGTCCGTGATGCTGCAGTACCGCTACGTGATGGACAAGATGATGGACGTGCCGCCGGAGTCGTTCCAGCCGCCGCCGAAGGTCGATTCGGCGATCGTGCGGATGATTCCGTACGAGCCGCACGAGTTGCCGGACGTCGATCCGGTGCTGCTCGGCGAGGTCGTGACGGCGGCGTTCTCGCAGCGCCGCAAGATGCTGCGCAACACGCTCGGCGACTATCGCGAGACGGTCGATTTCGACGCGCTCGGCTTCGATCTCGCGCGCCGCGCGGAAGATGTGAGCGTGGCCGAGTATGTCGGCGTCGCGCAGGCGCTTGCGGCGGCGCGCAAGGCCGGGTGA
- the gloA gene encoding lactoylglutathione lyase gives MRLLHTMLRVGDLDRSIKFYTELLGMKLLRRQDYPEGKFTLAFVGYEDESTGTVIELTHNWDTPSYDLGTGFGHLALEVDDAYKACEQIKAQGGKVTREAGPMKHGTTVIAFVEDPDGYKIEFIQKKAH, from the coding sequence ATGCGTTTACTGCACACGATGCTGCGAGTCGGCGATCTCGACCGCTCGATCAAGTTCTATACCGAATTGCTCGGCATGAAGCTGCTGCGCCGCCAGGATTATCCGGAAGGCAAGTTCACGCTCGCGTTCGTCGGCTACGAAGATGAAAGCACGGGCACGGTGATCGAACTGACCCACAACTGGGATACCCCGTCCTACGACCTCGGCACGGGTTTCGGCCATTTGGCGCTGGAAGTCGACGATGCGTACAAGGCCTGCGAGCAGATCAAGGCGCAAGGCGGCAAGGTCACGCGCGAAGCGGGCCCGATGAAGCACGGCACGACCGTGATCGCGTTCGTCGAGGATCCGGACGGCTACAAGATCGAGTTCATCCAGAAGAAGGCGCACTGA
- a CDS encoding M48 family metallopeptidase, producing MKKRPRPRPAVVALDHRQLDLPLFDGPAAAPAAPAAQQTPPEAAPAAAPDPGPAPDRSRVRTFALDSRTLEYRLKRSARRTIGFTIDGSGLTITAPRWVTLADIEAAIAEKQRWIFAKLAEWKTRTEQRALPQIDWRDGAQLPYLGKSVTVALASDAGAVAFDGDALRLPLPAHADAQQIKDRVQGWLQGEAKRIFGERLAFYADKLGVTYSMYALSSAATRWGSCSSDGKIRLNWRLIHFPMSIIDYVVAHELSHLREMNHSPRFWQTVESIFPEFREARHTLKHHPPELLPSL from the coding sequence ATGAAGAAGCGTCCGCGGCCACGACCCGCCGTCGTGGCTCTCGATCATCGCCAGCTGGATCTGCCGCTCTTCGACGGGCCGGCCGCCGCGCCGGCCGCGCCCGCTGCGCAGCAGACGCCGCCCGAAGCGGCGCCCGCGGCGGCGCCCGATCCCGGTCCCGCACCCGACCGTTCGCGCGTGCGCACGTTCGCGCTCGACAGCCGCACGCTCGAATACCGGCTGAAGCGCTCCGCGCGCCGCACGATCGGCTTCACGATCGACGGCAGCGGGCTGACGATCACCGCGCCGCGCTGGGTCACGCTCGCGGACATCGAGGCGGCGATCGCCGAAAAGCAGCGCTGGATCTTCGCGAAGCTCGCGGAATGGAAGACGCGCACCGAACAGCGCGCGCTGCCGCAGATCGACTGGCGCGACGGCGCGCAGCTCCCGTATCTGGGCAAATCGGTGACGGTCGCGCTCGCGTCCGATGCCGGCGCGGTCGCGTTCGACGGCGATGCGCTGCGGTTGCCGCTGCCCGCGCACGCCGACGCGCAGCAGATCAAGGACCGCGTGCAGGGCTGGCTGCAGGGCGAGGCGAAGCGGATCTTCGGCGAACGGCTCGCGTTCTACGCGGACAAGCTCGGCGTCACGTATTCGATGTACGCGCTGTCGTCGGCCGCGACGCGCTGGGGTAGCTGCTCGAGCGACGGCAAGATTCGCCTGAACTGGCGGCTGATCCACTTTCCGATGTCGATCATCGACTACGTCGTCGCGCACGAGCTGTCGCATCTGCGCGAGATGAACCACAGCCCGCGCTTCTGGCAGACCGTCGAGTCGATCTTCCCGGAATTCCGCGAAGCGCGGCACACGCTCAAGCATCATCCGCCGGAGCTGCTGCCGTCGCTGTAA
- a CDS encoding lysophospholipid acyltransferase family protein, with protein MRFVRSLLLLIYFILYTVPYATACFIAFPFLRPDARYWMAAGWCKSTLWVVRWLNGIRYRIEGAENLPDGPAVLLSKHQSAWETLAFPALMPKPLCYVFKRELLYVPFFGWALGMLHMVHINRKEGKNAFDSVIRQGRKRLAEGAWVIMFPEGTRTPVGKQGKYKTGGPRFAIETGAPVVPIAHNAGRVWPRNSFTKYPGTVTVSIGKPIDVTGLTPDVLNSRVEAWIEAEMRRIDPDAYRAPGSAEKRDAAQV; from the coding sequence ATGCGCTTTGTCCGCTCCCTGCTGCTGCTGATCTACTTCATCCTGTACACGGTGCCGTACGCGACCGCGTGCTTCATCGCGTTCCCGTTCCTGCGCCCCGACGCGCGCTACTGGATGGCGGCCGGCTGGTGCAAGTCCACGCTGTGGGTCGTGCGCTGGCTGAACGGCATCCGCTACCGCATCGAGGGGGCGGAGAACCTGCCGGACGGCCCGGCGGTGCTGCTGTCGAAGCACCAGTCCGCGTGGGAAACGCTCGCGTTTCCGGCGCTGATGCCGAAGCCGCTCTGCTACGTGTTCAAGCGCGAGCTGCTGTACGTGCCGTTCTTCGGCTGGGCGCTCGGCATGCTGCACATGGTTCACATCAACCGCAAGGAAGGCAAGAACGCGTTCGACTCGGTGATCCGCCAGGGCCGGAAGCGGCTCGCGGAGGGCGCGTGGGTGATCATGTTCCCGGAAGGGACCCGCACGCCGGTCGGCAAGCAGGGCAAGTACAAGACGGGCGGCCCGCGTTTCGCGATCGAGACCGGCGCGCCGGTCGTGCCGATCGCGCACAACGCCGGCCGCGTGTGGCCGCGCAATTCCTTCACGAAATACCCGGGCACCGTCACGGTGTCGATCGGCAAGCCGATCGACGTGACCGGTCTCACGCCCGACGTATTGAACTCGCGCGTCGAAGCGTGGATCGAAGCGGAAATGCGCCGCATCGACCCGGACGCCTACCGCGCGCCGGGCAGCGCCGAAAAGCGCGATGCCGCGCAAGTCTGA
- the gmhB gene encoding D-glycero-beta-D-manno-heptose 1,7-bisphosphate 7-phosphatase, which translates to MPTSPTRKLVVLDRDGVINVDSDAFVKTPDEWIPLPGSLEAIARLNHAGYRVVVATNQSGIGRGLFDMATLNAMHLKMHRAAAAVGARIDAVFFCPHTAEDHCDCRKPKPGMMQMIADRFEIDPDHTPVVGDSLRDLQAGVALGFQPHLVLTGKGKKTLAAGNLPPGTKVHDDLRAFALDFLSDEHE; encoded by the coding sequence ATGCCGACCAGTCCCACCAGGAAGCTCGTCGTCCTCGACCGGGACGGCGTGATCAACGTCGATTCGGACGCGTTCGTCAAGACGCCCGACGAATGGATCCCGCTGCCCGGCAGCCTCGAGGCGATCGCGCGGCTCAACCACGCGGGGTATCGCGTGGTCGTCGCGACCAACCAGTCCGGCATCGGCCGCGGCCTGTTCGACATGGCGACGCTCAACGCGATGCATCTGAAGATGCATCGCGCGGCGGCGGCGGTCGGCGCGCGCATCGACGCGGTGTTCTTCTGCCCGCACACGGCGGAAGACCACTGCGACTGCCGCAAGCCGAAGCCCGGCATGATGCAGATGATCGCCGACCGCTTCGAGATCGATCCGGACCATACGCCGGTCGTCGGCGATTCGCTGCGCGACCTGCAGGCCGGCGTCGCGCTCGGCTTCCAGCCGCATCTCGTGCTGACCGGCAAGGGCAAGAAGACGCTTGCCGCGGGCAACCTGCCGCCCGGCACGAAGGTCCACGACGACCTGCGCGCATTCGCGCTCGATTTCCTTTCAGACGAACACGAGTGA
- the glyS gene encoding glycine--tRNA ligase subunit beta produces the protein MTHNHPAPLLVELLTEELPPKALARLGDAFAEGLAQRLASRDLIEGELVFERYATPRRLAVVVQNVRAVAPEKQVREKVLPVSVALDAAGLPTAPLAKKLAALGHPNLSIADLERAQDGKAEAFFVNYAAAGATLADGLQAALDETLAKLPIPKVMTYQRPDGTDVQFVRPVHRLTVLHDDRVVPVTAFGIDAGDTTLGHRFLSDGLVAITHARAYADTLRAKGRVIAHFGDRKETIRTQLNEHANGDTVVMPEALLDEVTSLVEWPVVYPCRFEDEFLQVPQECLILTMQTNQKYFALTDVAGKLRSRFLIVSNIETKTPGEIIEGNERVVRPRLADAKFFFEQDKKKTLADRVPLLANVVYHNKLGTTLARVERLEALAGEIAPAIGADAAHAKRAARLAKADLLTDMVGEFPELQGTMGTYYARHDGEPDDVAVACTEHYQPRFSGDALPSTPVSTAVALADKLETIVGIWGIGLAPTGEKDPFALRRHALGVLRVLLEKQLPLDLVSLLRLAHARFATVPDVAESTDAILAFFMDRLRGLLRERGYTAGEVDAVLSLNPTRLDDIVARLDAVREFTRLAEAEALAAANKRISNILKKSESGANGAVQPTLFVEAAEKALHEQLAAVTPRVQSQLEARAYTGALSALAALRAPVDAFFDGVMVNADDPALRANRLALLSALHQQMNCVADISKLAA, from the coding sequence ATGACGCACAATCATCCCGCCCCCCTGCTCGTCGAACTGCTGACCGAAGAGCTGCCGCCGAAGGCCCTCGCGCGCCTCGGCGACGCGTTCGCCGAAGGCCTCGCGCAACGCCTCGCGTCGCGCGACCTGATCGAAGGCGAGCTCGTCTTCGAACGCTACGCGACGCCGCGCCGCCTCGCGGTCGTCGTGCAGAACGTGCGCGCCGTCGCGCCCGAGAAGCAGGTCCGTGAAAAGGTGCTGCCGGTGTCGGTCGCGCTCGACGCCGCAGGCTTGCCCACCGCGCCGCTCGCGAAGAAGCTCGCGGCGCTCGGCCACCCGAACCTGTCGATCGCCGATCTCGAGCGCGCGCAGGACGGCAAGGCCGAAGCGTTCTTCGTCAACTACGCGGCCGCCGGCGCGACGCTCGCCGACGGCCTGCAGGCCGCGCTCGACGAGACGCTCGCGAAGCTGCCGATCCCGAAGGTCATGACCTACCAGCGCCCGGACGGCACCGACGTGCAGTTCGTGCGCCCCGTGCATCGCCTGACCGTGCTGCACGACGACCGCGTCGTGCCCGTCACCGCGTTCGGCATCGATGCCGGCGACACGACGCTCGGCCACCGCTTCCTGTCCGACGGCCTCGTCGCGATCACGCATGCGCGCGCGTATGCGGACACGCTGCGCGCCAAGGGCCGCGTGATCGCGCACTTCGGCGACCGCAAGGAAACGATCCGCACGCAGCTCAACGAGCACGCGAACGGCGACACGGTCGTGATGCCCGAGGCGCTGCTCGACGAAGTGACGTCGCTCGTCGAATGGCCGGTCGTCTATCCGTGCCGCTTCGAGGACGAATTCCTGCAGGTGCCGCAGGAATGCCTGATCCTCACGATGCAGACCAACCAGAAGTATTTCGCGCTGACCGACGTCGCCGGCAAGCTGCGCTCGCGCTTCCTGATCGTGTCGAACATCGAGACGAAGACGCCGGGCGAGATCATCGAAGGCAACGAGCGCGTCGTGCGCCCGCGCCTCGCGGACGCGAAGTTCTTCTTCGAGCAGGACAAGAAGAAGACGCTCGCCGACCGCGTGCCGCTGCTCGCGAACGTCGTCTATCACAACAAGCTCGGCACGACGCTCGCGCGCGTCGAGCGCCTCGAGGCGCTGGCCGGCGAAATCGCGCCGGCGATCGGCGCCGACGCCGCGCATGCGAAGCGCGCCGCGCGCCTCGCGAAGGCCGACCTGCTGACCGACATGGTCGGCGAATTCCCCGAGCTGCAGGGCACGATGGGCACGTACTACGCCCGCCACGACGGCGAGCCGGACGACGTCGCTGTCGCGTGCACCGAGCACTACCAGCCGCGCTTCTCCGGCGACGCGCTGCCGTCGACGCCCGTGTCGACCGCGGTCGCGCTCGCCGACAAGCTCGAGACGATCGTCGGCATCTGGGGCATCGGCCTCGCGCCGACCGGCGAGAAGGACCCGTTCGCGCTGCGCCGCCACGCGCTCGGCGTGCTGCGCGTGCTGCTCGAGAAGCAGCTGCCGCTCGATCTCGTGTCGCTGCTGCGCCTCGCGCATGCGCGCTTCGCGACCGTGCCGGACGTCGCCGAATCGACCGATGCGATCCTCGCGTTCTTCATGGACCGCCTGCGCGGCCTGCTGCGCGAGCGCGGCTACACGGCCGGCGAAGTCGACGCGGTGCTGAGCCTGAACCCGACCCGCCTCGACGACATCGTCGCGCGCCTCGACGCGGTGCGCGAATTCACGCGCCTCGCGGAAGCCGAAGCGCTGGCCGCCGCGAACAAGCGGATCTCGAACATCCTGAAGAAGTCGGAAAGCGGCGCGAACGGCGCGGTGCAGCCGACGCTGTTCGTCGAAGCGGCCGAGAAGGCGCTGCACGAGCAGCTCGCGGCCGTGACGCCGCGCGTGCAGTCGCAGCTCGAGGCGCGCGCGTACACGGGCGCGCTGTCGGCGCTCGCCGCGCTGCGCGCGCCGGTCGACGCGTTCTTCGACGGCGTGATGGTCAACGCCGACGATCCCGCGCTGCGTGCGAACCGCCTCGCGCTGCTGTCCGCGCTGCACCAGCAGATGAACTGCGTCGCAGACATCTCGAAGCTTGCCGCATAA
- the glyQ gene encoding glycine--tRNA ligase subunit alpha, producing the protein MLTFQQIILTLQSYWDKQGCALLQPIDMEVGAGTSHVHTFLRAVGPEPWRAAYVQPSRRPKDGRYGENPNRLQHYYQYQVVLKPAPENILDLYLGSLEALGFDLKQNDVRFVEDDWENPTLGAWGLGWEVWLNGMEVTQFTYFQQVGGLDCKPVLGEITYGLERLAMYLQKVENVYDLIWTEWEEQGPDGPELRRLTYGDVYHQNEVEQSTYNFEHANVDLLFTFFNSYEAEAKRMIDAQLALPAYELVLKAGHTFNLLDARGAISVTERAAYIGRIRALSRLVAQAYYESREKLGFPMLGNPPGVPGLTTDAQEAAQPAWVPPLKVERKIDQD; encoded by the coding sequence ATGCTTACGTTTCAGCAAATCATCCTGACCCTGCAGTCCTACTGGGACAAGCAGGGTTGCGCTCTGCTCCAGCCCATCGACATGGAAGTCGGCGCGGGCACGTCGCATGTCCACACGTTCCTGCGCGCGGTCGGCCCCGAGCCGTGGCGCGCCGCGTACGTGCAGCCGTCGCGCCGCCCGAAGGACGGCCGCTACGGCGAGAACCCGAACCGCCTGCAGCACTACTACCAGTACCAGGTCGTGCTCAAGCCGGCGCCGGAAAACATCCTCGACCTCTACCTTGGCTCGCTGGAAGCGCTCGGCTTCGACCTGAAGCAGAACGACGTGCGCTTCGTCGAGGACGACTGGGAGAACCCGACGCTCGGCGCATGGGGCCTCGGCTGGGAAGTCTGGCTGAACGGGATGGAAGTGACGCAGTTCACGTACTTCCAGCAGGTCGGCGGCCTCGACTGCAAGCCGGTGCTCGGCGAGATCACCTACGGTCTCGAGCGTCTCGCGATGTACCTGCAGAAGGTCGAGAACGTGTACGACCTGATCTGGACGGAATGGGAAGAGCAAGGCCCGGACGGCCCCGAGCTGCGCCGCCTGACCTACGGCGACGTCTATCACCAGAACGAGGTCGAGCAGTCGACGTACAACTTCGAGCATGCGAACGTCGACCTGCTGTTCACGTTCTTCAACAGTTACGAAGCGGAAGCGAAGCGGATGATCGACGCGCAGCTCGCGCTGCCCGCGTACGAGCTCGTGCTGAAGGCCGGCCACACGTTCAACCTGCTCGACGCGCGCGGCGCGATCTCGGTGACCGAGCGCGCGGCGTACATCGGCCGCATCCGCGCGCTGTCGCGCCTCGTCGCGCAGGCTTACTACGAGTCGCGCGAGAAGCTCGGCTTCCCGATGCTCGGCAACCCGCCGGGCGTGCCGGGCCTCACCACCGACGCCCAGGAAGCCGCACAGCCGGCCTGGGTGCCGCCGCTGAAGGTCGAACGCAAGATCGATCAGGACTGA
- the lnt gene encoding apolipoprotein N-acyltransferase: MDDPIPSRPAGGLLAPAPGRTLPRWHYPAALLAGAVNTLTFAPTPHGGWLQLLVFVWFFAQLTRTASWKSAALTGGAFGFGNFISGIWWLFISMHVYGEMAAPLAVGALVLFALYLSLYPAFSAGLWSFCAGHAWHRREPDPRPFSPTWHGAFAFASAWALGEWLRGTVFTGFPWLASGYPQVDGPFAGFAAIVGVYGIGWLLALFAALVVQALAAARRSPARQAANGGDRRVRIAAPAGVALALVAAGVALSQATWTVPANAPLAVRLLQGNVKQDIKFEQAGIDAAIKMYTQMITDKPADLIVTPETAIAVMIQELPEPFARAVRTFSDSTGSAVLFGAVGASVTDDGRYVDYTNSLYGVTPNSRDIYHYDKHHLVPFGEFIPWGFRWFVDLMKMPLGDFARGAPVQKPFLVRNQPVMADICYEDIFGEEIAATIRDNPQPPGVLVNVTNLAWFGDTIALDQHLQIARMRALETGRPMLRATNTGMTAAIDARGRVLGQLKPFTVGSLDVRIEGTSGFTPYVRSGNAAVLAASFVLLAFGFTFGPGLRRRNGEAARRDKEA, from the coding sequence ATGGACGATCCGATCCCGTCCCGCCCGGCAGGCGGCCTCCTCGCGCCGGCGCCCGGCCGCACGCTGCCGCGCTGGCACTACCCCGCCGCGCTGCTCGCCGGCGCGGTCAATACCCTGACCTTCGCGCCGACGCCGCACGGCGGCTGGCTGCAGCTCCTGGTATTCGTCTGGTTTTTCGCGCAGCTCACGCGCACCGCGAGCTGGAAGAGCGCGGCGCTGACGGGCGGCGCGTTCGGCTTCGGCAACTTCATCTCCGGCATCTGGTGGCTCTTCATCAGCATGCACGTGTACGGCGAGATGGCCGCGCCGCTCGCCGTCGGCGCGCTGGTGCTGTTCGCGCTGTACCTGTCGCTGTATCCGGCGTTCTCGGCCGGGCTGTGGTCGTTTTGCGCGGGCCACGCGTGGCACCGCCGCGAACCGGACCCGCGGCCGTTCTCGCCGACCTGGCACGGCGCGTTCGCATTCGCGAGCGCGTGGGCGCTCGGCGAATGGCTGCGCGGCACCGTCTTCACCGGCTTTCCGTGGCTCGCGAGCGGTTATCCGCAGGTCGACGGCCCGTTCGCGGGGTTCGCGGCGATCGTCGGCGTGTACGGGATCGGCTGGCTGCTCGCGCTGTTCGCCGCGCTGGTCGTGCAGGCGCTCGCCGCCGCCCGTCGGTCCCCCGCACGGCAGGCGGCTAACGGCGGCGACCGGCGCGTGCGCATCGCGGCGCCGGCCGGCGTCGCGCTCGCGCTCGTCGCGGCCGGCGTCGCGCTGTCGCAGGCGACGTGGACCGTGCCCGCTAACGCGCCGCTCGCGGTCCGGCTGCTGCAGGGCAACGTGAAGCAGGACATCAAGTTCGAGCAGGCCGGCATCGACGCGGCGATCAAGATGTACACGCAGATGATCACCGACAAGCCCGCCGACCTGATCGTCACGCCCGAGACGGCGATCGCGGTGATGATCCAGGAATTGCCCGAGCCGTTCGCGCGCGCGGTGCGCACGTTCAGCGACAGCACGGGCTCCGCGGTGCTGTTCGGCGCGGTCGGCGCGTCGGTCACCGACGACGGGCGCTACGTCGACTATACGAACAGCCTGTACGGCGTGACGCCGAATTCGCGCGACATCTATCACTACGACAAGCACCACCTCGTGCCCTTCGGCGAATTCATCCCGTGGGGCTTCCGCTGGTTCGTCGACCTGATGAAGATGCCGCTCGGCGATTTCGCGCGCGGCGCGCCGGTGCAGAAGCCGTTCCTCGTGCGCAACCAGCCGGTGATGGCCGACATCTGCTACGAGGACATCTTCGGCGAGGAGATCGCCGCCACCATTCGCGACAACCCGCAGCCGCCCGGCGTGCTCGTCAACGTGACGAACCTCGCGTGGTTCGGCGACACGATCGCGCTCGACCAGCACCTGCAGATCGCGCGGATGCGCGCGCTCGAGACCGGCCGGCCGATGCTGCGTGCGACCAACACGGGCATGACGGCCGCGATCGACGCGCGCGGCCGCGTGCTCGGCCAGCTCAAGCCGTTCACGGTCGGCTCGCTCGACGTGCGCATCGAAGGCACGAGCGGCTTCACGCCCTACGTGAGGAGCGGCAACGCCGCCGTGCTCGCGGCGTCGTTCGTGCTGCTCGCGTTCGGATTCACGTTCGGGCCGGGGCTGCGGCGGCGCAACGGCGAGGCTGCGCGCCGCGACAAAGAGGCATGA